A genomic segment from Lignipirellula cremea encodes:
- the cyoE gene encoding heme o synthase, with the protein MSATSSASLPVARPAWRVRALDYLELAKPRIAVLVLATVAASGYVARWGQPDPWLLLHAMLGVLLVASSASGLNQWIERRSDALMKRTADRPLPAGRLSASEVMVFSLTLLLAGVGYLAWSTNLTAAGLGLVTWVLYVLVYTPLKPLTSLNTLAGAIPGAMPVLIGWAAVGGELNPWVDPRGLAIFLLVFVWQFPHFMAIAWLYREDYSRAGLQMLTVVDPSGRRAGVQAVLCAMALLPISFVPALSTPTSGVYLVAAFLLGVGQLFCAAAFMMRLDRTSARWLLKASLIYLPLMLVLLMLLPLL; encoded by the coding sequence ATGAGCGCCACTTCTTCTGCTTCGCTGCCGGTCGCCCGACCGGCCTGGCGAGTGCGTGCACTGGACTATCTGGAACTTGCCAAGCCGCGGATCGCGGTGCTGGTGCTGGCGACGGTGGCCGCCTCGGGTTATGTGGCCCGCTGGGGTCAGCCTGATCCCTGGCTGCTGTTGCATGCGATGCTGGGCGTGCTGCTGGTGGCTTCGAGCGCGAGCGGCTTGAACCAGTGGATCGAACGTCGTAGCGACGCGTTGATGAAGCGTACGGCCGATCGCCCGTTGCCCGCGGGTCGTCTGAGCGCCTCCGAGGTGATGGTTTTTTCGCTGACGTTACTTTTGGCGGGCGTGGGCTACCTGGCCTGGAGCACCAACCTGACGGCAGCCGGCCTGGGGCTGGTTACCTGGGTGCTGTACGTCCTGGTGTATACGCCGCTGAAACCGTTGACTTCGTTAAACACCTTGGCCGGAGCGATCCCAGGCGCCATGCCGGTGCTGATCGGCTGGGCCGCGGTTGGCGGTGAGCTGAATCCGTGGGTGGATCCCCGCGGTCTGGCGATTTTCCTGCTGGTGTTTGTGTGGCAGTTCCCGCACTTTATGGCGATTGCCTGGCTTTACCGAGAAGATTATTCCCGCGCCGGTCTGCAGATGCTGACGGTGGTGGATCCCAGTGGACGCCGCGCCGGCGTCCAGGCGGTGTTATGCGCCATGGCGCTGCTGCCGATCAGTTTTGTGCCGGCGCTCAGCACCCCGACCTCGGGCGTTTATCTGGTCGCCGCTTTCCTGCTGGGGGTTGGTCAACTGTTTTGCGCGGCGGCGTTTATGATGCGGCTTGACCGCACGTCGGCCCGCTGGCTGCTGAAGGCGTCGCTGATCTATTTGCCGCTGATGCTCGTGCTGTTAATGCTGCTGCCGCTCTTGTAA
- a CDS encoding cytochrome c, which produces MVESRYNFATRLNARRLLLALAVATFVGGMAGCGPTEARFRLNTVYMHAQERKINADLDEQREQEVANVLSGLFGTPDAPNLPELAGNPFAGIVELGKLQMAAGPVGRDPETQRPRGLYREHCAHCHGVTGNGLGPTASFLNPYPRDFRRGTFKFKSTKEGDRPSREDLHKTLYDGIAGTAMPSFKLLKRDELDALADYVRYLSIRGQTERALWEEIGALDEDQRLLDPSLADSTDPAKQAEYAKQLSTIRKMVTGIAEGWQIAGEQVVEIPPRATGELTGPALEESIARGRELFNGTTAACSTCHGVLAVGDGRADLYDKWTEELEPANPDAVAEYEALGALPPRVIKPRNLRSGVYRGGRRPIDLYWRIHNGIEGSGMPAASMKPPGAAADAKGLSEEDLWSIIDYVRSLPYESMSQPPQQEENKRARAS; this is translated from the coding sequence ATGGTCGAATCACGATACAATTTCGCGACCCGCTTGAACGCCCGGCGATTGCTGCTGGCGCTGGCGGTCGCGACCTTCGTCGGCGGGATGGCCGGTTGCGGCCCCACCGAGGCGCGCTTCCGCCTGAACACCGTGTACATGCACGCCCAGGAACGGAAGATTAACGCCGACCTGGATGAACAGCGCGAACAAGAAGTCGCCAATGTGTTGAGCGGGTTGTTCGGCACGCCCGACGCTCCCAACTTGCCGGAACTGGCAGGCAACCCGTTCGCTGGCATTGTGGAGCTGGGGAAGCTCCAGATGGCTGCGGGCCCTGTTGGCCGCGATCCAGAAACGCAGCGTCCGCGCGGCCTGTACCGTGAGCATTGCGCCCACTGTCACGGCGTCACCGGGAACGGGCTCGGCCCGACCGCGTCCTTCTTGAATCCCTACCCGCGGGACTTCCGCCGGGGAACGTTCAAGTTCAAGTCGACCAAAGAAGGGGATCGCCCGTCCCGCGAAGACTTACATAAAACACTGTATGATGGCATCGCAGGAACGGCCATGCCCTCGTTCAAGCTACTAAAAAGGGACGAACTCGACGCCCTGGCCGACTACGTCCGTTACCTGAGCATTCGCGGCCAGACGGAGCGGGCCTTGTGGGAAGAAATTGGCGCCCTTGACGAAGATCAGCGACTGCTGGATCCGTCGCTGGCCGACAGCACCGACCCTGCCAAACAGGCCGAGTACGCCAAACAGCTTTCCACCATTCGGAAGATGGTAACCGGTATCGCCGAAGGCTGGCAGATTGCGGGCGAGCAGGTGGTGGAGATTCCGCCGCGTGCGACCGGCGAGCTGACAGGCCCCGCCCTGGAAGAATCGATTGCCCGCGGCCGCGAGCTGTTCAATGGTACGACAGCCGCCTGTTCGACGTGCCACGGCGTACTGGCGGTGGGCGACGGCAGGGCCGATCTGTACGACAAATGGACGGAAGAACTGGAGCCAGCCAACCCCGACGCAGTCGCCGAGTATGAAGCCCTGGGGGCCTTGCCGCCGCGGGTGATCAAACCGCGTAACCTGCGATCCGGCGTCTACCGCGGCGGTCGCCGTCCGATCGATCTTTACTGGCGGATCCACAACGGCATTGAAGGATCGGGCATGCCGGCGGCCTCGATGAAGCCGCCGGGAGCTGCCGCCGACGCCAAGGGGCTAAGCGAAGAAGACCTGTGGAGTATTATCGACTATGTCCGGTCGCTGCCCTACGAATCGATGAGCCAGCCGCCGCAACAAGAAGAGAACAAGCGAGCCCGCGCGTCGTAA
- a CDS encoding cupredoxin domain-containing protein: MSRRISLHLSLSTLYLTALAGAAVLLWSGCPRTLSYNDPLPNAKVAETIRKSIDQAGSGGGAAAGPQPQGWATIRGVITVNGATPSPAPLETKTSDPCGVVLDTSLLVNPENNGLAYVVVFLNDGLMENDLEAAAPKWVHPSYRLTEETRFHNFDQKNCIFLDRAAAVRSDQELRILNSDGFAHNTSIKDRFNRTMPANSEFNWGPNGESRDPVPVSCAIHPWMSSHLLIRDNPYFAVTDANGRFEIKNVPSDVELEFRVWHERTGYVPDATVNGQAESWSKGKFSRTFTDGEELEMNVVLNNSLFQ; encoded by the coding sequence ATGTCCCGTCGAATCAGCCTTCACTTGTCGCTCTCCACGCTTTACCTCACGGCCCTGGCCGGTGCGGCGGTGCTGTTGTGGAGCGGTTGCCCGCGCACGCTGAGCTACAACGATCCCTTGCCCAATGCCAAGGTCGCGGAAACCATCCGCAAGTCGATCGACCAGGCCGGCAGCGGCGGTGGAGCCGCGGCGGGCCCCCAACCCCAAGGCTGGGCGACGATCCGCGGCGTGATCACCGTCAATGGCGCCACCCCCAGCCCGGCTCCTTTGGAAACCAAAACCTCGGACCCCTGCGGCGTGGTGCTGGACACCAGCCTGCTGGTGAATCCGGAGAATAACGGGCTGGCCTATGTGGTCGTGTTTCTTAACGACGGCCTGATGGAGAACGACCTGGAAGCGGCCGCGCCGAAGTGGGTGCATCCCAGCTATCGGCTGACAGAAGAAACACGTTTCCATAATTTTGACCAGAAGAACTGCATCTTCCTGGATCGCGCCGCCGCCGTGCGAAGCGACCAGGAGTTACGGATCCTGAACAGCGATGGCTTTGCCCACAACACTTCGATTAAAGACCGCTTTAATCGTACGATGCCGGCGAACTCGGAATTCAACTGGGGACCCAACGGCGAGTCACGCGACCCCGTGCCGGTATCCTGCGCGATCCATCCCTGGATGAGCTCGCACCTGCTGATCCGCGACAATCCGTACTTTGCGGTCACCGATGCGAACGGGCGATTTGAAATCAAAAACGTTCCTTCCGATGTGGAACTTGAGTTCCGCGTCTGGCACGAACGCACCGGCTATGTGCCGGATGCAACCGTCAACGGCCAGGCCGAATCCTGGTCCAAGGGGAAATTCTCCCGGACCTTCACCGATGGCGAGGAACTTGAGATGAATGTTGTGCTGAATAATTCGCTCTTTCAATAG
- a CDS encoding cupredoxin domain-containing protein: MRLTLTVLALAGGLLLPAASADAQWGNLKGKFVVQGAVPAPAAVDVNKDVAVCAKTPLVNEDLVVSSDGELANVVIWLYPGAGAEPPKSHISYRISTRKPVVFDNLNCRFEPHIVVAHTGQPVELKNSDPVQHNTKINFFANNPINPLLPASSKTTQKFDQPERLPAGASCSIHPWMVGWVFVLDHPYATVSAKNGEFEIKNLPVGTWNFRVWQERCGYVREVIIDGKETEWSKGVVQIKIDAGDNDLGTIAVPATLFAN, translated from the coding sequence ATGCGTTTAACGCTCACTGTTTTAGCACTCGCCGGCGGCCTGCTGCTGCCCGCTGCTTCGGCCGACGCCCAATGGGGAAATCTCAAAGGCAAGTTTGTCGTCCAAGGCGCCGTCCCCGCCCCGGCTGCGGTTGACGTCAACAAAGACGTCGCCGTTTGCGCCAAAACTCCGCTGGTGAACGAAGATCTTGTCGTTTCGTCCGATGGCGAACTGGCGAATGTGGTTATCTGGCTGTATCCAGGCGCCGGGGCTGAACCGCCGAAGTCGCACATTTCGTATCGTATTTCGACCCGCAAGCCGGTGGTGTTCGACAACCTGAATTGCCGTTTCGAACCGCATATCGTGGTCGCCCATACGGGGCAGCCGGTTGAACTGAAGAACAGCGATCCGGTGCAGCACAACACCAAGATCAACTTCTTCGCCAACAACCCGATCAACCCGCTGCTGCCCGCCAGCAGCAAAACCACCCAGAAGTTTGATCAGCCGGAGCGGCTTCCCGCCGGCGCCAGCTGTTCAATCCACCCTTGGATGGTGGGCTGGGTGTTTGTGCTGGATCACCCCTACGCCACCGTGTCGGCCAAGAATGGCGAATTTGAAATCAAGAACCTGCCCGTCGGCACCTGGAATTTCCGTGTCTGGCAGGAACGCTGTGGCTACGTCCGCGAAGTCATCATCGACGGGAAAGAGACGGAATGGTCCAAAGGCGTCGTGCAGATCAAAATCGACGCCGGCGACAACGACCTGGGCACGATTGCTGTGCCTGCGACATTGTTCGCTAATTAG
- a CDS encoding cytochrome c oxidase subunit I, giving the protein MSDHAQHGNQNVWQSAYAFCDHYVFSRDHKIIGLQFLFSTLLWFLVGGLLALGIRWQLAFPWSNMPVLGPWLFSDEGGQISPEFYTTLFTMHATVMIFFVIIPILAGAFGNYLIPLMIGADDMAFPTLNMLSYWFMWPAFILIGLSFFTPPYGAGAGWTSYPPLSAVTTAAPGSDFAQTLWLLGVTCVGISSMLGSVNYMTTIVQMRAPGMTMFRLPMTIWGMFITAILQAFALPVLTAAGFMQLTDRTFGTGFFLPEGLVVNNGPPATGGGQPLLWQHLFWFYSHPAVYIMILPAMGMVSDMISCFSRKPLFGYKPMVYSISGIAGLGFIVWGHHMFVSGMNPILGMTFMVSTMMIALPSAVKVFNWIGTVWGGKVQFTTPMLFSLSFVSMFIIGGLSGIFMAATPVDIFIHDTYFIVAHFHYVLFAGTAMAVFGAIYFWFPKMFGRMMNETAGKVHFLLTFIFLNGTFYTMHILGAVGFPRRLADPYDYETFRHLLPLNQFMSVCAILMVAVQIVFAVNFVMSIFWGRRVGRNPWGANSLEWSAPSPPGHGNFDFQPVVYRGPYEYGSPEVDTDFYPQIQPPPKGVETDAPAPHPAETH; this is encoded by the coding sequence ATGAGCGACCACGCCCAGCATGGCAATCAAAACGTCTGGCAGTCTGCGTACGCTTTTTGCGATCACTACGTATTCTCCCGCGACCATAAAATCATTGGCCTGCAGTTCCTGTTTTCCACCTTGCTGTGGTTCCTGGTCGGCGGTCTCCTGGCGCTTGGCATTCGCTGGCAGTTGGCCTTTCCCTGGTCCAACATGCCCGTGCTGGGCCCGTGGCTGTTCAGCGATGAAGGCGGCCAGATTTCGCCTGAGTTCTACACCACGCTGTTCACCATGCACGCCACGGTGATGATCTTTTTTGTGATCATTCCGATTCTGGCCGGGGCATTCGGGAACTACCTGATTCCGTTGATGATCGGCGCCGACGATATGGCGTTTCCGACTCTCAATATGCTGAGCTACTGGTTCATGTGGCCGGCTTTTATCCTGATTGGTTTGAGCTTTTTCACGCCGCCCTACGGCGCCGGCGCCGGCTGGACCTCGTATCCGCCGCTTTCGGCCGTTACCACGGCGGCTCCCGGTAGTGATTTTGCCCAGACGCTCTGGCTGCTGGGCGTGACGTGCGTCGGTATTTCCTCCATGCTCGGGTCCGTCAACTACATGACCACCATCGTGCAGATGCGGGCGCCTGGCATGACCATGTTCCGCCTGCCGATGACGATCTGGGGGATGTTCATTACGGCCATCCTGCAGGCGTTTGCCTTGCCGGTGCTTACGGCCGCGGGCTTCATGCAGCTCACGGATCGCACCTTTGGTACGGGTTTCTTCCTGCCCGAAGGTCTGGTGGTCAATAATGGTCCGCCGGCGACGGGCGGCGGCCAGCCGCTACTGTGGCAGCACCTGTTCTGGTTCTATTCGCACCCGGCGGTGTACATCATGATTTTGCCGGCGATGGGGATGGTTTCCGATATGATCTCCTGCTTCTCGCGGAAGCCGCTGTTCGGCTACAAGCCGATGGTGTATTCGATTTCGGGGATCGCGGGACTCGGCTTTATCGTGTGGGGCCACCACATGTTCGTCTCGGGCATGAATCCGATCCTCGGTATGACCTTTATGGTCTCGACGATGATGATCGCCTTGCCCAGTGCGGTGAAGGTGTTTAACTGGATCGGTACGGTCTGGGGCGGCAAGGTGCAGTTCACCACGCCGATGCTTTTCTCCCTGTCGTTTGTGTCGATGTTTATCATCGGCGGTCTGTCCGGCATTTTCATGGCCGCCACGCCGGTGGATATTTTCATCCACGACACGTACTTCATTGTGGCCCACTTCCACTACGTGCTGTTTGCCGGCACGGCGATGGCGGTGTTCGGTGCGATCTATTTCTGGTTCCCGAAAATGTTCGGCCGGATGATGAACGAAACGGCCGGCAAGGTGCACTTCCTGCTGACCTTTATCTTCCTCAACGGCACCTTTTACACGATGCATATCCTGGGCGCCGTCGGTTTCCCCCGTCGTCTGGCCGATCCTTACGATTATGAAACGTTCCGCCACCTGTTGCCGTTGAACCAGTTCATGTCGGTCTGCGCCATTTTGATGGTCGCTGTCCAGATTGTGTTCGCGGTGAATTTTGTGATGAGCATTTTCTGGGGACGTCGCGTCGGCCGGAATCCGTGGGGCGCCAACAGCCTGGAATGGTCGGCTCCCAGTCCGCCCGGCCACGGCAACTTTGACTTCCAGCCGGTCGTCTACCGGGGCCCGTACGAGTACGGTTCGCCCGAAGTCGACACCGACTTTTACCCGCAAATCCAGCCGCCGCCCAAAGGCGTCGAAACTGACGCTCCGGCGCCGCACCCGGCGGAAACGCACTAG
- a CDS encoding cytochrome c oxidase subunit 3, with protein MEHDTQSTPSTHAAPADSHHEGDHGHDDHGHIKLVYQPALPIPNGKVCLWLFLSTEIMFFAGLIGAYIVLRFGAPPGTWPRPHTVHLAEWIGAVNTFVLIVSSVTIVMAFEYARRNSPEAAKMWLAATFVLGSVFLGVKGYEYSQKFAHGIYPMKPHSYLYDRADIQYLSAVRSRLGELIATHDKANNDQAALKKRIDAGETGLQAQFDRLAAGAELRNEQLKIANDIQRNAVQWAELEVVFDDSDTQKQLAISQLAYLVYPLHAPGHDSGPALKEFINAEQKRLQGRLTKLAAMQSDNAEQEKRAARTIELEEQREKLEAEIAPLKENAAAPAETESGNEANEAAPDLAALNQKLEAVNAELATLTAAETQPSDTIAGDAPGPARLADAIERTRDRIAFLPKYEDYGHGLNHEYAWMKLPMHIPSGNTWASTYFLLTGFHAIHVVVGLIAFAIALFCYRLDASKAHILENTGLYWHFVDLVWIFLFPLLYLF; from the coding sequence ATGGAACACGATACGCAATCCACCCCGTCGACACACGCGGCGCCCGCTGATTCCCATCACGAGGGCGACCACGGTCACGACGATCATGGCCATATCAAGCTGGTTTATCAGCCTGCCTTGCCGATCCCCAATGGGAAGGTCTGTCTGTGGCTGTTCCTGTCGACCGAAATTATGTTCTTTGCGGGACTGATCGGCGCCTACATTGTGTTGCGCTTTGGCGCCCCTCCGGGCACCTGGCCGCGGCCGCATACCGTGCATCTGGCGGAATGGATTGGCGCCGTGAACACGTTCGTGCTGATTGTTTCCAGCGTGACGATCGTCATGGCGTTTGAGTACGCCCGCCGCAACTCGCCCGAAGCGGCCAAAATGTGGCTGGCGGCCACGTTCGTGCTGGGTTCGGTGTTCCTTGGCGTCAAAGGTTACGAATACTCGCAAAAGTTTGCTCACGGCATCTATCCGATGAAGCCACACAGCTACCTTTATGATCGGGCTGATATCCAGTACCTGTCGGCTGTCCGCTCCCGTCTGGGCGAGTTGATTGCGACCCACGACAAAGCGAACAACGACCAGGCCGCCCTGAAGAAGCGGATCGATGCCGGCGAAACGGGCCTGCAGGCCCAGTTTGACCGCCTGGCCGCCGGGGCGGAACTGCGTAACGAACAACTGAAGATCGCCAACGACATCCAGCGGAACGCGGTGCAGTGGGCCGAGCTGGAAGTCGTCTTTGATGACAGCGACACCCAGAAGCAGCTGGCCATTTCGCAACTGGCCTACCTGGTGTATCCGCTGCACGCCCCCGGACATGACTCGGGTCCGGCGCTCAAGGAGTTCATCAATGCGGAGCAGAAGCGTCTGCAGGGTCGGCTCACCAAACTCGCCGCCATGCAATCCGACAACGCCGAACAGGAAAAACGGGCCGCGCGTACGATCGAGCTGGAAGAGCAGCGTGAAAAACTGGAAGCCGAGATTGCTCCGCTGAAAGAGAACGCCGCAGCGCCCGCCGAGACGGAGTCGGGCAACGAAGCGAACGAAGCGGCGCCTGACCTGGCGGCCTTGAATCAGAAACTGGAAGCCGTCAACGCGGAACTGGCGACCCTGACCGCCGCCGAGACCCAGCCCAGCGATACGATCGCCGGCGACGCTCCCGGCCCGGCGCGGCTGGCCGACGCCATCGAACGCACGCGTGATCGCATTGCCTTTTTGCCGAAGTACGAAGACTACGGACATGGCCTCAACCATGAATACGCCTGGATGAAGCTGCCGATGCACATCCCCAGCGGCAATACCTGGGCCAGCACCTACTTTTTGCTGACGGGCTTCCACGCCATCCACGTGGTGGTGGGGCTGATTGCCTTTGCGATTGCATTGTTCTGCTATCGGCTGGACGCCAGCAAGGCGCACATCCTGGAAAACACGGGTCTATACTGGCACTTTGTTGACCTGGTGTGGATCTTCCTGTTTCCGCTGCTGTACCTGTTTTAA
- a CDS encoding ABC transporter ATP-binding protein, whose amino-acid sequence MTATPAIEISQLSHHYGKRAALSDLSLTIERGEIFVFLGPNGGGKTTLFRVLSTLIRPQQGKATVLGFDLARETMAIRQRQGIVFQAPSLDKKLTVAENINQQAALYGLSGAELKRRREEMLDQLGLADRAGELAEKLSGGLRRRVELAKGMIHRPPLLLLDEPSTGLDPGARSDMWEYLQRVRREQGVTIVLTTHLLEEADKADRIAILNEGQLVALDRPDALRATVGGDSLTIETEQPAELAQAINEQFDLGAAVMENAVRIEQASGHQWVARLVEAFPGRIQSVRLGKPTLEDVFIDRTGHRFWRSRLEDSA is encoded by the coding sequence ATGACCGCCACGCCGGCGATTGAGATCTCGCAACTGTCGCATCATTACGGCAAAAGGGCGGCCCTGTCCGATCTTTCGCTCACGATTGAACGGGGCGAAATCTTCGTTTTCCTCGGCCCCAATGGCGGTGGGAAAACAACCCTGTTTCGCGTGCTGTCAACGCTCATCCGGCCGCAACAAGGCAAGGCGACCGTGCTCGGCTTTGATCTGGCCAGGGAAACCATGGCGATCCGCCAGCGGCAGGGCATTGTGTTCCAGGCTCCCAGCCTGGACAAAAAGCTGACCGTCGCCGAAAACATCAATCAGCAGGCGGCCCTCTACGGCCTGTCAGGCGCCGAACTGAAACGCCGCCGCGAAGAGATGCTGGATCAGTTGGGACTGGCCGACCGGGCTGGCGAGCTGGCCGAGAAACTCTCAGGCGGTCTCCGGCGCCGGGTGGAGCTGGCCAAAGGGATGATCCATCGCCCGCCGCTGCTACTGCTTGATGAGCCCAGCACCGGTCTGGATCCCGGAGCGAGGAGCGATATGTGGGAGTATCTCCAGCGCGTCCGTCGGGAACAGGGCGTCACGATTGTGCTGACGACGCATCTGCTGGAAGAGGCCGACAAGGCCGATCGCATCGCCATTCTGAACGAAGGACAACTGGTCGCCCTGGATCGTCCCGACGCGCTCCGCGCCACCGTGGGCGGCGATTCGCTCACCATCGAAACAGAGCAGCCGGCCGAACTGGCCCAGGCGATCAATGAGCAGTTCGACCTGGGCGCCGCCGTGATGGAAAACGCCGTGCGGATCGAACAGGCCAGCGGACATCAATGGGTGGCTCGCCTGGTCGAGGCGTTCCCCGGCCGGATCCAGTCCGTGCGACTGGGGAAACCAACGCTGGAAGATGTATTCATCGATCGCACCGGCCATCGCTTTTGGCGCAGTCGCCTGGAGGATTCCGCATGA
- a CDS encoding cytochrome C oxidase subunit IV family protein: MVDPSHYATHHDDSHGGSAQYWWVFLGLLMLTACSVIIGNSPLMNYETIAWTSMMAVSICKALLVMLYFMHLKWEANWKYVLTIPASMMSLFLVVALVPDIGMRYYHYTDARLLHASEEDARYRDELTGVVQLPGEHAAEHADEHADDKTHDDAGGH, encoded by the coding sequence ATGGTCGATCCTTCCCACTACGCTACCCATCACGATGATTCGCACGGCGGCTCGGCCCAGTACTGGTGGGTGTTCCTGGGCCTGCTCATGCTGACGGCGTGTTCAGTGATCATTGGCAACTCGCCGCTGATGAATTACGAAACCATCGCCTGGACCAGCATGATGGCGGTCTCCATCTGCAAAGCCTTGCTGGTGATGCTGTACTTCATGCACTTGAAATGGGAAGCCAACTGGAAATACGTGCTGACCATTCCCGCCAGCATGATGAGCCTGTTCCTGGTAGTGGCGCTTGTGCCCGATATCGGCATGCGTTACTACCACTACACCGACGCCCGCCTGTTGCACGCCTCTGAAGAGGACGCGCGTTACCGCGATGAACTGACCGGCGTGGTCCAATTGCCCGGCGAGCATGCTGCTGAACACGCTGATGAACATGCCGACGATAAAACGCACGACGACGCAGGCGGCCACTAG
- a CDS encoding COX15/CtaA family protein, producing MLTCAVFPLICIGSLVTTTESGMAVPDWPGTYGYNLFLYPLATWFNGPWDIFVEHGHRLFASLVGLITIALLVSTWVCQCNSTVKTAAAGALLLVLFQGALGGARVLLDARLLAILHASTAPVFFAYCACLAVLTSKWWAQATPAAGGNGFKRFSLLTLVLGYFQLVLGANLRHLGQDSPFRALVFFHVLMALVLLVHAFILAMTAGMQHADRPWAVWSSLLLVGLITVQIGLGAGAFFLNYSLPSLEQSIPAAAGYTIEANGDMQMSVVTLHVATGSLIVAWSAVIALRAWRLFRAENASTLAPGVAS from the coding sequence GTGTTGACGTGCGCGGTGTTCCCGCTGATCTGTATCGGCTCTTTGGTGACCACCACCGAGTCGGGCATGGCGGTTCCGGACTGGCCCGGGACGTACGGCTACAACCTGTTTTTGTATCCGCTGGCGACCTGGTTCAATGGTCCCTGGGACATTTTTGTCGAGCATGGCCATCGCCTGTTCGCTTCGCTGGTCGGGCTGATTACGATCGCTTTGCTGGTTTCGACCTGGGTTTGCCAATGCAACTCCACGGTGAAAACCGCCGCCGCCGGGGCGCTGCTGCTGGTGCTGTTCCAGGGAGCGCTGGGCGGGGCCCGGGTGCTGCTGGATGCTCGGCTGCTGGCCATTCTGCACGCCAGCACCGCGCCGGTCTTTTTCGCCTACTGCGCCTGTCTGGCCGTACTCACCTCGAAGTGGTGGGCGCAGGCAACTCCGGCCGCGGGTGGTAATGGTTTCAAGCGATTTTCCTTGCTGACGCTGGTGCTGGGCTATTTTCAGCTGGTGCTGGGGGCAAATCTTCGCCATCTGGGACAGGATAGCCCCTTCCGGGCGCTGGTCTTTTTTCACGTCCTCATGGCGCTGGTGCTGCTGGTGCATGCTTTTATTCTGGCGATGACTGCAGGGATGCAACATGCCGATCGCCCCTGGGCGGTCTGGTCGTCGCTGCTTCTGGTGGGTCTGATCACGGTGCAGATCGGCCTGGGAGCGGGCGCCTTTTTCCTGAATTATTCCTTGCCCTCGCTTGAGCAGTCGATTCCTGCGGCCGCCGGTTATACGATCGAAGCCAACGGAGATATGCAAATGAGCGTCGTCACGTTGCACGTGGCGACCGGTTCCCTGATCGTCGCCTGGTCGGCGGTCATTGCACTCCGTGCGTGGCGGTTGTTTCGAGCTGAGAATGCCTCTACTCTCGCCCCGGGAGTCGCTTCATGA
- the coxB gene encoding cytochrome c oxidase subunit II, producing MSGTRWWTIPFLLVPILGVAVFVMAIADIWPFERHWLPLNINENGRVIDSLFMFILVLTGIIFIGTSMALFWVLWRYDAARNADPVQFTHGSHTLEVVWSILPAAVLLFIAIYQMNAWADAKLRRPTEMLNGEEAPQRPLALVTGRQFEWRITYAGADGEIGTEDDLFTVNDLHVPLDEEVVLQIESEDVLHSFFLPNMRTKQDVVPGMRQFTWFKANRSGVYDIVCAELCGWGHYKMRGRLTVEPREKFDIWMADALQEQNRSSFVKPEEE from the coding sequence GTGAGTGGTACGAGATGGTGGACAATCCCGTTTTTGCTGGTTCCCATTCTGGGGGTCGCCGTTTTCGTTATGGCGATTGCCGATATTTGGCCCTTTGAACGGCACTGGCTGCCGCTGAATATCAACGAGAACGGCCGGGTCATTGACAGCCTGTTCATGTTTATCCTGGTGCTGACTGGCATCATTTTCATCGGCACCAGCATGGCGTTGTTCTGGGTGCTGTGGCGTTACGACGCCGCCAGGAATGCGGATCCGGTGCAGTTCACCCATGGCAGCCACACGCTGGAAGTGGTGTGGTCAATTCTGCCGGCGGCGGTGCTGCTGTTTATCGCCATTTACCAGATGAACGCCTGGGCCGACGCGAAACTGCGTCGCCCAACGGAAATGCTCAACGGGGAAGAAGCCCCCCAGCGGCCGTTGGCGCTGGTGACCGGTCGCCAGTTTGAGTGGCGGATCACCTACGCTGGAGCCGACGGCGAAATTGGCACCGAAGACGATCTGTTCACCGTGAACGATCTGCATGTGCCGCTCGACGAAGAAGTGGTGCTCCAGATCGAAAGCGAAGATGTGCTGCACAGCTTCTTCCTGCCCAACATGCGGACCAAACAGGACGTTGTTCCCGGCATGCGTCAGTTCACCTGGTTCAAAGCGAATCGGTCGGGCGTGTACGACATTGTCTGTGCGGAACTCTGCGGCTGGGGTCATTACAAAATGCGTGGCCGACTGACGGTTGAGCCTCGCGAGAAATTTGATATCTGGATGGCGGATGCCCTGCAGGAGCAGAATCGCTCCTCGTTCGTCAAGCCTGAAGAAGAATAA